One genomic region from Vidua macroura isolate BioBank_ID:100142 chromosome 18, ASM2450914v1, whole genome shotgun sequence encodes:
- the CABP7 gene encoding calcium-binding protein 7: MPFHPVTAALMYRGIYTVPNILAEQRPVEIPEDELEEIREAFKVFDRDGNGFISKQELGTAMRSLGYMPNEVELEVIIQRLDMDGDGQVDFEEFVTLLGPKLSTSGIPEKFHGTDFDTVFWKCDMQKLTVDELKRLLYDTFCEHLSMKDIENIIMTEEESHMGTAEECPVDVETCSSQQIRQTCVRKSLICAFAIAFIISVMLIAANQVLRSGMK; the protein is encoded by the exons ATGCCTTTCCACCCGGTGACGGCGGCGTTGATGTACCGGGGGATCTACACCGTCCCCAACATCCTCGCCGAGCAGCGCCCCGTGGAGATCCCCGAGGATGAGCTGGAGG AGATCCGGGAAGCCTTCAAGGTGTTCGACCGCGACGGCAACGGGTTCATCTctaagcaggagctgggcacggCCATGCGCTCCCTGGGGTACATGCCCAACGAGGTGGAGCTGGAGGTCATCATCCAGCGCCTCGACATGGACG GTGACGGGCAGGTGGACTTTGAGGAGTTTGTGACATTGCTGGGGCCCAAGCTCTCCACCTCGGGCATCCCAGAGAAGTTCCACGGTACCGACTTCGACACCGTCTTCTGGAAG TGTGACATGCAGAAACTGACGGTGGACGAGCTGAAGCGGCTGCTGTACGACACCTTCTGCGAGCACCTGTCCATGAAGGACATCGAGAACATCATCATGACGGAGGAGGAGAGCCACATGGGCACAGCCGAGGAGTGCCCCGTCGACGTGGAGA cctgctccagccagcagaTCCGCCAGACCTGCGTGCGGAAGAGCCTCATCTGCGCCTTCGCCATCGCCTTCATCATCAGCGTGATGCTCATCGCCGCCAACCAGGTGCTGCGCAGCGGGATGAAGTAA
- the ZMAT5 gene encoding zinc finger matrin-type protein 5 isoform X1 encodes MGKRYFCDYCDRSFQDNLHNRKKHLNGVQHLRAKRVWYDLFRDAAAILQEEQTKKPCRKFLQTGQCDFGSNCRFSHMTEQDLEKLSAQVQAGEKRLKELQREGADIPPGTIEDWLDKRAQRLSAAQSSSALLEKPAPFQYPLGWPPVQELPPSLQAPPPGGWPVPPNLQWG; translated from the exons ATGGGCAAAAGGTACTTCTGTGACTACTGTGACAGGTCCTTCCAGGACAACCTGCACAACAGGAAGAAACACCTCAATGGAGTGCAGCATCTCCGAGCTAAGAGAGTCTGGTACGACTTATTCCGAG atgctgctgctatcctgcaggaagagcagaCCAAGAAACCTTGTCGGAAGTTTCTGCAAACAG GACAGTGTGATTTTGGGTCCAACTGCAGATTTTCCCACATGACAGAGCAGGACCTGGAGAAGCTGAGTGCCCAGGTTCAAG CAggggagaagaggctgaaggagctgcagagggagggagcagatATCCCACCTGGCACCATTGAGGACTGGCTGGACAAGAGAGCCCAGAGGCTGAGCGCAGCTCAGAGTAGCAG TGCTCTTCTTGAGAAACCAGCACCATTCCAGTACCCTCTGGGCTGGCCaccagtgcaggagctgcccccatccctgcaggccCCCCCACCCGGGGGGTGGCCGGTGCCCCCCAACCTGCAGTGGGGCTGA
- the ZMAT5 gene encoding zinc finger matrin-type protein 5 isoform X2, protein MGKRYFCDYCDRSFQDNLHNRKKHLNGVQHLRAKRVWYDLFRDAAAILQEEQTKKPCRKFLQTGQCDFGSNCRFSHMTEQDLEKLSAQVQGEKRLKELQREGADIPPGTIEDWLDKRAQRLSAAQSSSALLEKPAPFQYPLGWPPVQELPPSLQAPPPGGWPVPPNLQWG, encoded by the exons ATGGGCAAAAGGTACTTCTGTGACTACTGTGACAGGTCCTTCCAGGACAACCTGCACAACAGGAAGAAACACCTCAATGGAGTGCAGCATCTCCGAGCTAAGAGAGTCTGGTACGACTTATTCCGAG atgctgctgctatcctgcaggaagagcagaCCAAGAAACCTTGTCGGAAGTTTCTGCAAACAG GACAGTGTGATTTTGGGTCCAACTGCAGATTTTCCCACATGACAGAGCAGGACCTGGAGAAGCTGAGTGCCCAGGTTCAAG gggagaagaggctgaaggagctgcagagggagggagcagatATCCCACCTGGCACCATTGAGGACTGGCTGGACAAGAGAGCCCAGAGGCTGAGCGCAGCTCAGAGTAGCAG TGCTCTTCTTGAGAAACCAGCACCATTCCAGTACCCTCTGGGCTGGCCaccagtgcaggagctgcccccatccctgcaggccCCCCCACCCGGGGGGTGGCCGGTGCCCCCCAACCTGCAGTGGGGCTGA